The Rhododendron vialii isolate Sample 1 chromosome 8a, ASM3025357v1 genome has a window encoding:
- the LOC131297917 gene encoding lipid phosphate phosphatase epsilon 1, chloroplastic isoform X2, which translates to MSAATTILFRIRPTSTITTTGNSSTTHAFLPKLNSPKTVSSLQFPPSKSGEFVSQYKRGWSPNTMSGSTPTCALGDNSIGDEGAAAAFEHESFINEFRPNSTAEGLEATLNRLSKWIVAGLFGAVLICRHDAEALWAAIGSVLNTGLSTMLKRVLNQERPVSNLRSDPGMPSSHAQSIFFTVIFVVVSMLQWLGANGLAITLSGLALAFGSYLSFDSQNSKL; encoded by the exons atgtcTGCAGCAACGACCATTCTTTTCAGAATCAGACCCACCTCCACTATCACCACCACCGGTAACAGCAGTACTACACACGCATTCCTCCCCAAATTAAACTCTCCGAAAACCGTTTCCAGCCTCCAATTTCCCCCCTCGAAATCCGGTGAATTCGTTTCCCAGTACAAAAGAGGCTGGAGTCCGAACACCATGAGCGGGTCCACTCCAACTTGTGCTCTCGGGGACAACAGTATTGGCGATGAAGGTGCTGCTGCTGCTTTCGAACACGAATCGTTCATAAATGAGTTTCGCCCCAATTCAACAGCGGAAGGACTCGAGGCCACTCTCAATCGCTTG AGCAAGTGGATTGTGGCTGGTCTTTTTGGCGCTGTGCTTATTTGTAGGCACGATGCTGAAGCATTATGGGCTGCCATAGGTTCGGTTCTCAATACGGGACTCTCAACCATGCTGAAGCGGGTTCTAAACCAAGAGCGACCTGTTTCTAACTTGAGATCCGATCCTGGAATGCCATCTTCGCATGCACAATCCATCTTCTTTACCGTCATATTTGTTGTTGTGTCAA TGTTACAGTGGCTAGGGGCGAATGGACTTGCAATAACTCTTAGTGGCCTTGCTTTGGCATTTGGTTCATATCTT AGTTTTGATTCCCAAAACAGTAAATTATGA
- the LOC131297917 gene encoding lipid phosphate phosphatase epsilon 1, chloroplastic isoform X1 codes for MSAATTILFRIRPTSTITTTGNSSTTHAFLPKLNSPKTVSSLQFPPSKSGEFVSQYKRGWSPNTMSGSTPTCALGDNSIGDEGAAAAFEHESFINEFRPNSTAEGLEATLNRLSKWIVAGLFGAVLICRHDAEALWAAIGSVLNTGLSTMLKRVLNQERPVSNLRSDPGMPSSHAQSIFFTVIFVVVSMLQWLGANGLAITLSGLALAFGSYLSWLRVSQQLHTISQVVVGAVLGSAFSILWFWSWDAIVLKAFISYLWVRIVVVLGATIFCVGFLIHVVQHWFKDR; via the exons atgtcTGCAGCAACGACCATTCTTTTCAGAATCAGACCCACCTCCACTATCACCACCACCGGTAACAGCAGTACTACACACGCATTCCTCCCCAAATTAAACTCTCCGAAAACCGTTTCCAGCCTCCAATTTCCCCCCTCGAAATCCGGTGAATTCGTTTCCCAGTACAAAAGAGGCTGGAGTCCGAACACCATGAGCGGGTCCACTCCAACTTGTGCTCTCGGGGACAACAGTATTGGCGATGAAGGTGCTGCTGCTGCTTTCGAACACGAATCGTTCATAAATGAGTTTCGCCCCAATTCAACAGCGGAAGGACTCGAGGCCACTCTCAATCGCTTG AGCAAGTGGATTGTGGCTGGTCTTTTTGGCGCTGTGCTTATTTGTAGGCACGATGCTGAAGCATTATGGGCTGCCATAGGTTCGGTTCTCAATACGGGACTCTCAACCATGCTGAAGCGGGTTCTAAACCAAGAGCGACCTGTTTCTAACTTGAGATCCGATCCTGGAATGCCATCTTCGCATGCACAATCCATCTTCTTTACCGTCATATTTGTTGTTGTGTCAA TGTTACAGTGGCTAGGGGCGAATGGACTTGCAATAACTCTTAGTGGCCTTGCTTTGGCATTTGGTTCATATCTT TCATGGTTACGAGTTTCGCAACAGCTTCATACGATCAGCCAGGTGGTGGTGGGTGCTGTGCTAGGATCAGCTTTCTCCATTTTGTGGTTTTGGTCATGGGATGCGATTGTGCTCAAGGCGTTTATCTCCTATTTGTGGGTTCGAATCGTCGTCGTACTG